aaataaagtgaaaatgacaatgacaactgaaaaatgagccatatcaaacagttcgtggtaacgaactgtagtaaggagcgatccggctcaatagtaaccaaaactctaaaaaattgaattttgatataaatagctacatcaaaagaatcgcattttaatgctgattttaaatatataagtttcatcaagtttagtcttagccatcaaaagttacgagcctgagaaaatttgccttatttaggaaaatagggggaaacaccccataaaagtcgtaggatcttaacgaaaatgacaccatcagattcagcgtatcagagaatcctactgtagaagtttcaagctcctatctacaaaaatgtggaattttgcattttttgccagaagacaaatcacgggtgcgtgtttatttgtttgtttttttttttccccaggggtcatcgtatcgaccaagtggtcctagaatgtcgtaagagggctcattctaacggaaatgaaaagttcgagtgccctttttaagtgaccaaaaaaattggagggcatctaggccccctcccacgctcattttttcccaaagtcaacggatcaaaattttgagatagccattttgtttggcatagtcgaaaatcttaataactatgtttttggggatgacttactcccccatagtccctgggggaggggttgcaagttacaaacttcaaccagtgtttacatataataatggttattgggaagtgtacagaggtttacacttttttttaaataaaagccattttgtttggcatagtcgaaaatcttaataactatgtttttggggatgacttactcccccacagtccctgggggaggggttgcaagttacaaacttcaaccagtgtttacatataataatggttattgggaagtgtacagacgttttcagggggattttttttggttttgggggtagggttgagggagggggctatgtgggaggatctttccttggagaaatatgccatggggaaaaaaaatccaatgaaaagggcgcaggattttctagcattactataaaaaaaaaaacaatgaaaacataaacatgaaaacgttttttcaaatgaaagtaaggaatagcattgaaatttaaaacaaacagagattattacgcatatgaagggttctaaaaatactttagcataaagagcgaggtatttaggaggagataaatacctcgctctttatgctaaaatatttttagtgatttcaactatttattctacggcctatttgattcaggggtcattcttaaagaattggaacaaaacttacgatttagtgtaaagagcgaggtattaacgagggtacaaaccccctcgtacacataataaaaatataagaatataaaagtttgttacgtaagttaattcttaagttacgtatattttttactaataaaaacgttcgttgaatattaaaagttctagtagcctttttaagtaaccgaaaaattggagggcagctaggcctccttccccaccccttatttctcaaaatcgtctgatcaaaactaagagaaagccatttagcaaaaaaaaaaaataatatactaatttcatttcaataatttatgtgcggagagccaaaatcaaacatgcattaattcaaaaacgttcagaaattaaataaaaaaaactagtttttttaactgaaagtaaggagcgacattaaaacttaaaacgaacagaaattactccgtatatgaaatgggttgtcccctccgcagtcccacgctctttacgcttaagtttttagttgttttaaaaagtagaattgtggcaaagagtcaaactttagcgtaaagagcgagggactgcggaggggacaacccatttcatatacggagtaatttcagttcgttttaagttttaatgtcgctccttactttcagttaaaaaaactagttttttttatttaatagtaccATAAAGATTAATATATAGgctactaaagaaaactaatcagtttctgtggatgcttgaattatgcaggcttatcttagttttgacagaattttgaagaaactgaaaTTCAGCAGAGGGGGCAAACTAGGGTCATAGAGGGGGAGTAAAAGAaggtctgggaggggcagttgcccccacCCCGTAGCAAATTAAACCCCTGTTTTCAAGTTCCGTGTCTCTCCAAATTAGCAGTTTTACAAATCATATGAATAGTACGAAACTTAAGTGTTGTATCTATATCAGAGGAATTACGTATTCGTTCTTTTCCGGAAAGAGCGGGTTGAAGTAATTCACAAACAATGGAAGAATTGATACCTACTttatcttatatattttatgtttaatcTCCATTGTATGTATTACTGTTGTACAGTAGATGACTTGCtttgtttactttattttttaattgatttatttaCTACTAATTACAAAGCAAACTATGTGTTGACACAATCATCCGGGAACGCTCAAAAAGACGAAGAAATTTGGaagaaaatgaacaaatttataaaactggatgaacaaaggaaattaaattggttttttatattaggtttgactctttgtttGACCACAACTTTAAGCAATCATTTTACCGTCTTAACGGGAGTCGTCCTAGCCGAGCGATTAGCACACTAGACTTGAAATTCTTTGTCCCTGATGACAGGGGTTCGAGTCTTGCTCTAAAGTCAGCTCTAAATGTGTTCCCGGACAAatttggggaaggtaaacacGATGGATGTGTGAAAGCACAAAatggctgcccccccccccattgcaacTCCatagctgaagggccatgaaaaagagatcagcaccgctgatGGGGAATGTGAAGTACAACCCTGTGTTcttaagccttttttttacttgtcgtcttaaaattaaacatactcaagaatagaaattaaacttaGAAAGCTTTTCCCATTATATAATAAAGGTAATATTATCGGTAATATTCTTAGTAATATTGGTAACAATTCCCTAGTTCTTTAGTTTACagtatttgtttttatacaTGGTAGAAAGTTAGAAATATGATTTATAGTTTTCAGTTTGTGTTTTAAGGtcctaaatatttaattttaaaatatacaaagttTAGATTTCCAACTCAATTAATATATTATCACATATTGTTATCAACAGACCTTTGTTTGATCATAATTTTGTGTCGACAAAGTAACAAACAAGTGAAAGTAGCTGCCGCGCAGGATCCTTTCTATTGGCTTGTTTTGCAAActaatttcatgtttattttcataGCTGCAAGCTTGCGACGAGCTTCAATCAAAAATTGACCATACCATTGGCTAGTTTTTCAAGCTTGTTTCAAGTACATTTTCAATATGGCACACATTTTcagtttgtgttttttgctGACGATTTTTtgtcaaactgttcgtggtaacgaactgtcgtaaggagcgacccggctcaatagtaaccaaaactctaaaaaaatgcaattttgataccaatagctacatcaaaagaatcgcattttaatgctgattttaaatatataagtttcatcaagtttagttttacctatcaaaagttatgagtctgagaaaatttgccttatatttgaaaataggggaaaacaacccctaaaagtcatagaatcctagcggaaatcacaacatcagattcagagtatcagagaaccccattgtagaagtttcaagctcctatctacaaaaatgtggaattttgtatttgtttgccagagggcagatcacagatgcgtNNNNNNNNNNNNNNNNNNNNNNNNNNNNNNNNNNNNNNNNNNNNNNNNNNNNNNNNNNNNNNNNNNNNNNNNNNNNNNNNNNNNNNNNNNNNNNNNNNNNNNNNNNNNNNNNNNNNNNNNNNNNNNNNNNNNGCTTGAAGCAAACTTCTTTGAGGCCTTATGCTTGATTTTGGCTTTCTTGTAAAAACTTATCAGTCAATAGTATAATATATTTGGGAGTATCTCACTGAACTAGTATCATTACTACGTTGCAGCTATGGCAGAAACCTTGAAAGAGAATAAAGTTCGGTCACATGAGGTAGGCTACCATGGAACTCGATTTCGCCATTTTCTGTGTCAGCCGTCAATTTTACATGACTAatattgtttatgtatttaacaTTTGTCATATATTAGTTACATAGCCTTTATATATTCTATCACTAGTACGGCGGAGCCTACTAATAAAGAAATATGGCAATTGACTATTTCTTTCTGATGCTCACtatcttctttttgtttcaatgtTTGATCAATACAGCGGCTAAGAACCTAAGGGCAGCGTAGGTTACAGCTTGTtccacgtttttttttctttccaataaTAACCGTTCGGTGTAAAGAAGGGTTTTAGTACCCTCTAAAAGGCATAACTGCTATATCTCTTTTACTACGGTGCTACTGAAACGATAATCTATTAGATTAATTTAAccttagataaataaataaattacaggCCACTGCAGCACAAAGCCGTCTAAGACAAACGCAGTAGCACAGAACTGTGTCAGTTTCTAGGCTAGATTTTTCTTGAGGGTCACAACTCCTTGAGAGCCTTGCAACCtactttaaataaatgatatGTCTATAAAAgctttgaattttatttctgagTATGATCTCTGTTTCTACCATATTACCGTATACTGGCTACCATATTACCTGTACTATGTTAATGATATTTCTATCATTAGGTACGGATAAATTACTGCCAGTGGTAGGTCTTTTTGAAGGGGGGTTTGGTGATGGTTGATACGTGATTAAATGTGAAAGTCTACAGTGGAACTCTTGAAAGCTAGGCGTTGATGTTGTATttcataattaataaaattacaaattttcagTGTGCAAACCTTATAGAATATTCATCTTGAGTTTTAGTAGACTCCAAGTTTTGTTTAAAGTAAGGATTATATTTTAGGTGTCACGAACTAGTACATAACCTTGTGTAGCATGTGAAgtcgttttatgtttttctttaatttcattattGTTTGTACTCCAcacaattgttttttattttggtgggaaaaaataaaataaaaaacataaataaagaaCTGCAGTCAAAACTGGGCTAAAAGCTTTTTAAACAAGACTCTTTAAAATGACAGCGAGAAACTTTTGTGCTCAAACTAACGTCGTGGATCCAGAGAggaataaatagataaaaaaaactagtttttttaactgaaagtaagaagcattaaaacttaaaacgaacagaaattactccgtgtatgaaaggggctgttcccttctcaacgccccgctctttacgctaaagtttggctctttctctaaattctactttattaaacagtaaaaaactttagcgtaaagagcggggcgttgagaagggaacagcccctttcatacacggagtaatttctgttcgttttaagttttaatgttgctccttactttcagttataaaaactagtttttttttaatttctgaacgtttttgaattaatgcatgtttgattttggctctccgaacataaattattaaaatgaaattttcatattaattctttttttggctaaatggctttctcttagttttgatcagacgattttgagaaaaaaggggccaATGTACCCATTAAAACGGAGCTAtattgcattttggaaagctgtCAATCAATGaatcaaattataaattacttCTGTGCgacaaaattaagctaaaaccCAAAACCAGAAGATAAGATTTCAATTCGTGCGCTATGGGATGTGCAAATTTAAATGATGGaattaaaaggtaaattttGCTTATGTCTATTCTAgtacaaaaatatgtttattataATCCAGGTCAGCAGTTTCAATCTGTCACAGTTTCAAGAAACAGTTTATCTGACATTGCTTAGAGGATCTTTCACTTATGTTTCATTTGATCTTTTTTACGGGAGGAGGAGGTGCCTGGATCCTCAAGAAAtgttcttaatgaattttcgaCCAAGATCGTCATACTACTTTGGTAGTATTTAGCTAGAAGGGACAGGAGGataccaaaataaaaaagccttaaaataaaataaaagttaggaaaaaattacttcaaaatgtTTCACATATAACTGTATTTCAATAACGGCAatacagaattaaaaataaaaaaatgaagaaacttaTAAAAGTACGGGCCCCAaaccagggccgtatccaagattttgtttggggggaagacagaaaaaaactcaaaatgcataagaaatttgtttatatccatgtttgttaatttttacgaatcagACAAACATTTCTGAGGAGgggagggttcaaaccccctaacccctcTGGGTACAGTCTTGCCCAAGACACTATTTTCTTAATGCTTGGTTACAAGATACTGACAACAATTTGTCAGCAATATATAAGTCAATACGAttatataaagataaaaatagagATTACTTTCCAAAAGTTCCGTGGAAAAAcgttcagtttaatttattggCTGACGTCTAAGAAGTTTTCTTGTAGGCTAATCTAATTATtctatatacattatatatatatatatatatatatatatatatatatatatatatatatatatatatatatatatatatatatatatatatatcagaaaAGGAATCCAATTAGCCCCAACTTTTAAAACATGATTGGCTATCCCCGTTCTTGTGTGAAATCTAGTAATAATTTCAGATGCAGAAGATTTTTACAAATACTTTAAGGATTTTGCTGGTATTTTCAAActgagtttcttttttcaagatagGCTATAAGGTAGTGAGAAAAACTTCTAATGATTTTAGAGCCCGTTCCTATGAGGGGAACCTTAAGGGATTTCATGGAAAATAGCGAGAAAATACTACAGGGATTTTTTCAAAGACCTATGCGTCTAATCTCAGCTagtaaaaaggataaaaagttACATTGCACCTGATTGGTTATTATGCGTGAATTATAATccagttaaaaacaaaaaaaaattcagccaCAAGACTTTTTACAAACAGTCCCTCTGTTTCTCTGTGATAAAATGAACTGTAAAAGCTAACGACCATATGATTCACTGAGAAAAACAACACTGTGCAGTTCTTTTGTTGCCAAACTCGCTCTTCTGTGTTGCCAGTTAACACCATTTTTCGTCAACATCCTTTTTGCTGGTATACTTGCACTTGATATACACAAAAGTTTGCGCGCCATTTTTGAAAGATATCTGTACTGAGCTTCACGTTCTTTCCACCACTTGAGAGGCTGTATTTCATCTAGACTCATCGgctcttcattttcataacaattaatttccgaacgtgcaatattttccacaaaattaGATGAATTTTCTTGTTTAAGCATATCCGACTCGGTTGATGTTTCCGGAAATATATCACCAAGCATTGCAGAAAGTTTGGTCTTTTTATCCCCGTGAGAAGTTCGGGCAGAGCCACAAGCACCTCCATTTTTTCGCACCAGTTTTGATAGTTCAGCGTGCAAAAGCTCTCGAATCTCCAGTTTCTCTTCAGCAGCAAAAAAGGGAAGAGATTTCAGTCTTGGATCTAAATACATGGCAGTACGTAAAAAAAGTTGAGTCTGTTCACGACCGTATATAGTCGACAGATAAGATCTAACTAACAGCTTAGCCTCGGCTAGTACCACTGAATCGCCTTCTTGAGCGTTAAAGGCTATATTTGTTACCTTATACAAGAAAGGTAGAATGATACTTATACAGGGAAAGTCAGCTCCATTAATCGTTTCTGTTGAATCAGTTAATGGCTGCAAAATGTATACAATTGCGTGAAGCGTACTGAAATCTTCCCTTGTTAAGGAGGGCTTTGAATTAAATTCTCGGGTAGCTATGCTCATAAGAAGCTCCTGCACTTCAATGCACCTTGTCATACCTTTACATAATAAAGGGAATGGAACACTGTCCTTTAGTATCCAGTCACAGTCTTTGAGCTCATCCTGGTAAATGCTTACATATTTTGGATTTTGTGATATCAAATTTAGAAGCGTTTTTAATTTTGAGTATGAAAAATCTATATTTACAATTTGTAACAATTCCTTGGAAGCACATTGAAAAGCAGATATCAAGCAAGGAATACGAGGCATTTGCATTAAACGTATTGCTTCAGATAAAGTATTATAAATTCCCTCTGGCTCTTCAGGCATTGTGCAGCCGACAATCCTAGCAAAATCCAACTGAAGATCTTTTAGTGCCTGGTTTATTAATTCAGCAATAGTTTTGGGACTATCACCTAGATTTACCTCCAATGTTTTGCAATACGACGATGAAACATTGCCGTTACTATTTAAGTAGTTGAAAATGAGCCCAACATAATTTTGAGTCTTATCAATATTGTACCATGCTTCAATACTTAATGAAACTGATTGAGAAATGGACAAGTGGCTTAAGGTCTTCTTAAGAGTATCTTCGTACAGTTTTGGTAAAACTTCTGTCCGTAGCACATCTAATTTTTTATCACTGAAGTCGGAATCAAGCATTTTCATCATGCCTTGCATGCCCGTTCCTTCAAGAACACTTAAAGGCAAGCAATCTGTGACAAGAGACTTAATTATCAGCAAGTTCATTTCCTGTTTCTGCCCTCTATGCAATTGTATATATGAACTCCCTTCATCACTATCCGTATTTAGCttgctttgttttttctgtGTCTCGTCAGTGCTGAGACGACCACCCTTCCTCTTCATTGgagttgaaaaagttttccaGTTTTTAGCACACACCTCTGTCCCAAGTGAAAGCTCATATCGATGGTGCCGACGAAGATGAAATTGCAAGTTTGTCGTATTACCAGAATATAAAACTTCAGAATAACATAAACGGCAAACTGCACGACGACGATTTGGTTCGTCTGAATCGCCATGAGCAGCCCATCCGAAATGGTTCCAAACGGCACTTTTTGCAGAGGAATTCTCAATTATCTTGATACCAGCCGTCACCAAACCtgaaaacaacagaaattaaagcATTTCGGTTCACCATTTCAGTTCACCTGAAATGGATTtcgatttttgtttgtaatgatgtttatacaaaattaatgaaaatggtACATCCTTATTTTGTTTCAAGATGAATTGCAGCATTGGAAGatgatttatattatttttaaaacctaggggggaaagacctgaagcataaagggtagaatgatcacagaaagtaaACTAAAGTTTGGccagtgcacgtctattatacatCCCTCCAGCCGTCACCAAACCCGAAAACAacagaatttaaaacatttctgTCAATAATTTCGGTTCACCGTAAATggatttcaatttttgattggatttctgtttttgtttgtaatgGTGTTTAtacaaaagtaatgaaaatggtacatatttgttttgtttcaagatGAATTGCAGCATTGGAAGatgatttttattatgtttaaaatttagGGGGGAAAGACCTGAAGCagaggacagaatgatcacagaaagtagaataaagtttgtCCAGCGTAAGTCTAATATAAATCCCTCCAGCCATCACCAAGCCTGAAAACAACagaatttaaagcattttttagaaaaactatGCCTACAGGAATTCAAAAGCCGTTatactataaaaatattaattgtataaaagagcaaaaaaaaataactaaaaggcGGCTTTTCAATATTAGATTGCTATGACAATAACACAAtttttctgatggaagtaaaCAGTGAAACAGAAATTTGAATagaaatatgaaaacaaaacgTCAATCAAAAAGTCAATCAAAGGATAATACATGCACCTGATTTTTaactatattataaaaattttggaaacagCTCAACGGAACAAGTTCAAAGTTTGAAGGAGTGGAGAAGGAGGGGTCAAGATCACTTTGATTTTTCTACTGGAAATAAAtcagaaggcactatgtgtatccAGCTCATTGAAATACCATGTCAGTAATATCTTAGGACAAGGGCTTAGCGATGGAGATGAAACTTTTAGATTCTGTTGGACAATAGAAGGGAAGGGTGGGGTaaggaaaatttcttttttgctgtaaaaaaatatattgcttgGGGAGGGGCAAGAGACACAAAATCATGGCCTCCAATCCAGGCGAAAATACTGTTTTGCACTATAATCTCCTATGATACTTATAATTTACGGATTTTTAAGTAGCGAGATAATTCAAATGGTACTATGTGCTGCTGGGTTGTCTAATTGACGTATCAGCAATCtttcaggaacagctaagggcaTTTAGCTAAAAACTTGTAGAGGACGTTGAGGAGgatactgaactaaatcaaaagacactctgtggattcagataataaaaataccatatcTGGAACATCTCAAGAATAGAAATTAACGACTTTAGGCATCAAGTTAAAGCTTTGAGGGAATACTGGACGATGGGGAAAGGATTTGAAATATTGACTTGTGGATGGGAAAGTCGATAGATACTGTGCATTCAGATCATCGCACTAACATGTATTGTACGGCGCGGGggattcagttgaaaatttcaagtgtTTTTGGAGAAAGTAAGGAGGGGATTTGGACAAGGAAAGTTCAAATATAGTGTTGAGAGAAAGGGGAGGAGCTTcaaaatgtatgtatattttataCAAATGGCAATTATAATTGGCATTATAACTATATATTTTGCACCTATGGCActtataatttatgtacggcaAAGTAacgagaaaaatcaaaagacagtatgtTATATGCTATCATGTTGTCCAAATGGCCTGTATACAATATCTTGGGAACAGCTTAGGttattaagttcaaacttttaGGAATAGTTGATGAAGGAAGCAGACGTTGAATCATGACTTGGGGGAAAGAGTAGtgctaaattaaaagacagtATATGCATACAGTTTATAAGAATGCCATACATGTATTGTCTGAGGAATGGAAATGGATCATTCATATGATAAATTCAGATTTTCCCAGCCCACTTagtatggaaggagtggtcgtagaaacttcagaggggcCTCGtttcatagaaaataaaaaattctagtctttttttcacaagataaaagtgactggagggcaacaagcccccttCCGAACACATTTTTTCTACCCATCCTAAACAACCCCAAAGGCTTCTGATCAAACTTTTAAGACGGCTGTGTTATTCAAGATAAACGAAGCTGGTATAAGAGCCGTAAATTACGCTAGCTACCAACTATTTACACAAAGACTTTACAAACATAAATGGTGGTATGTTTGATTCTGGGTGCCCGATCGACACGGAACTTTCGGAGACCATTTTTTTGGGCcaagaaaattttacattttattagGAGTCGAGGGGGGGGGTttaaattaacacaaaaaaaatccgtTCCTTAATAGTTGTATTTAGATTCAATTCAAATAGATCGTTCACTAGGTTAAGGTTTCCAGAATGTACTCTGGATCATAGTCTTCGATCAatattaatcaattaaaatttccaAACTAAGGGGGCCTCAATTAGGAAACAAATCTCGTGGCATTGATTCTTGATATCCTAtttatatctttattattttaaacaacaaTTCAACCGTTTTCAATAACTGAGCTGAAAATTAATTcatctaaactaaaaaaagcgcaacaaaatataatacaataagATTCTTATAATAAAATGGCAAATCAATATTAGTCTACATTCAAGATAGCAACGGGATGGAGTTCAGGGTTGCTTATGGCCATAAATTATGCAGTTTTTCAATCCATTTGAATAATACACCCCATCCCTGTTCACCCAAAGCTCTGTTATGATAcaattatctatttatttttgcaaaatttggtccaaaatataaatagaagGCCAAAATCTAAATTCTTaagctgaaaaacaaaatattacaaGTGTTtactttgatttacaaataaaaaaagtcaattaaaaacaaactgaaattgacagaaaaagaaactttttcaaaaaatgaaggtttggaagaaaagtaaaaagttataTTGAACCAAAGCCTAggagaaataataatataaaaactcaaaacttaaaacaaaccgaaattacaatgaataatccATTTAAACTTAacacgaatagaaattaccacACATAAGATTAGGGTTAACGCCCCCTAAACTTTCTAAGGTTTGGAGGTGTCATTTGtagtttcagaaaataaaatatatatcaaacattatcaaaagttaccagGATACTCAAGGATGAATATTATTACATTTTAAACAGCCAATCtactttcattagttcttttcgGAATTCTTGGTTattatggtgattttttttttctttttttttgttgctgctGTTGATGTAAAAACAACAGTGTTCAAAGTACTTGTCATTTTCAAATCAATAACTATAACATTCCAGCCGTTTAGAGGTTTTGAGGGGGAGGAAAGGTGACATCATCCCTCTGAGATGTGAGCGTTGATTACCCTTTAGACATTACGTTTGTTGTATAGTTGTTGATGCTGTGACCAATATAAAGACACTGCTGTTAACAAAGATTTCTGATTGTCTTTcgtttaatattgctctttacttttctttgaattttttgaaattaattactTTCAGGAACGGGACACAAATCTTTCTCTGACAAATTAAtcgaaaacttttaaaatacaaaatgtttaaaatacttttagttttcagaaaagcGTAAGTGACGCTCTGATGTTTATaaggcatggggggggggggtagtccTACTcttgtttgtggtaatttccgTTAGTTTTAGGTTTGGATTGAGTATGCATTGTAATTCCTTCAGTCGTTATTGAGCTTCCCTTATCCCCCTTGTCATAGTTCAACTTCCACTTAAATTTAcctggaagtttcaaattcATGTCCTTAGATTTTTCTTAACCCTTCGTTCTTTGCAGTAACCTTACTTattatggtgattttttttcttgctgttgttGAAGTTTTGGCAAATAAAAACCCCACTGTTACATATCGTTTTTAATGAAATGTCAACGAAATTCTAGCCATTTAAAGGTTTTAAGAGGGAGAGAGGGGAACAGGGGCacaattttttatacttttgatTAGCCTTGGCTTTGAGATATCATCTTTTTTTGCCACGTTGCTgttacgaaaaataaaaatacactgctcaaaataaaaattgttttcagtaaactgCAAAATACGCTCTAGCTTTGGTAAGGCTAGGGGAGTTAGCGCTAGTCCTGTTTATCACTTGtgatcattttaagtttaagctGATTACACAGAccaacaagaaaaattttctgtttgttcggaataattttgttgttggggaaaattgtttttataagcGGATTCACGTTATTTCTGGGATGCTAAATGCAAACATGAAATCAATTTTTCTGAATCAGCTATAATTCTTGAGAAATAGCGCTATCAACTCAAAattaagtttattattaaagCAACCTATATACCAATAATGTAAAATGATATATAACTAATCTGCATTTTTATCTGTTTGCAATGTGTTTTACAACAAATTATATACTTCAAAAATAACAGCATTAACTGTGTTATTCCACTACAAACGTAATAGTCAGCAGGTAATTTTCGTATTTAGATAGCGCAATCACAGCATAAACCGAATAGCCATGTCTGTTTCTAACTAGTGCTTCTACCTAACCACGTTTCTTGTAGCTCGGTCCACTTTATTCCAGACATATCCAGTAGGGCGTTTAGCATTTGCCTGGCGTTGCGTGTATTTGAGTGAAAGGTAAAACTGAAACCGGTTAGTTGGAGAATTCTCACTGTGGTGGTTAGGTGGATATGTCtcagaatcttttttttattatg
Above is a genomic segment from Artemia franciscana chromosome 15, ASM3288406v1, whole genome shotgun sequence containing:
- the LOC136036455 gene encoding E3 SUMO-protein ligase ZBED1-like, with product MNEDTKTSVSNKISKDEPYTVVVQLPNYAGEGMSEEQIYVYDSRETDSNRMELYQQMEVIAEDGQNHIEPFKNEDQECLVTAGIKIIENSSAKSAVWNHFGWAAHGDSDEPNRRRAVCRLCYSEVLYSGNTTNLQFHLRRHHRYELSLGTEVCAKNWKTFSTPMKRKGGRLSTDETQKKQSKLNTDSDEGSSYIQLHRGQKQEMNLLIIKSLVTDCLPLSVLEGTGMQGMMKMLDSDFSDKKLDVLRTEVLPKLYEDTLKKTLSHLSISQSVSLSIEAWYNIDKTQNYVGLIFNYLNSNGNVSSSYCKTLEVNLGDSPKTIAELINQALKDLQLDFARIVGCTMPEEPEGIYNTLSEAIRLMQMPRIPCLISAFQCASKELLQIVNIDFSYSKLKTLLNLISQNPKYVSIYQDELKDCDWILKDSVPFPLLCKGMTRCIEVQELLMSIATREFNSKPSLTREDFSTLHAIVYILQPLTDSTETINGADFPCISIILPFLYKVTNIAFNAQEGDSVVLAEAKLLVRSYLSTIYGREQTQLFLRTAMYLDPRLKSLPFFAAEEKLEIRELLHAELSKLVRKNGGACGSARTSHGDKKTKLSAMLGDIFPETSTESDMLKQENSSNFVENIARSEINCYENEEPMSLDEIQPLKWWKEREAQYRYLSKMARKLLCISSASIPAKRMLTKNGVNWQHRRASLATKELHSVVFLSESYGR